The sequence GTGTCCGTTGGCCTTCTTAAAATGTCTACTGGTCATAGACCTTGGCTTTTCCTCTTGAAAACTGTTCTGAGCTCAAGGAACCTGTTGCTGCCCTCTGCTTTGGGCCCATACAAGCTActggcaccccaaaccccttcttaaataaaatcatacaaaaCTGGGTGCCACCATTCTGGTCCCGAAATTTTTCTTTCTGGGAAATATTCTGGAAATtgactttctgaaaaataaacacaCTCTACTACATTAGGTAAAAATCCATGTAGGTTTTCAAAAATCATGattatgtttccattttattattgagAAAACTTGGACTCTAATTGGTTAAGCAGTTTTCCCAAGAACATAACAAAGGTGTGATATGGCCCAACTAAGTCTATCTTAaccttaaaagaagaaagaagaaaagacatgaactaccaaaaaaaaaccctccaaaaCCAAACTTAATCCTCTTCTCCCATGGAAGTTGAGTATTTGCCTGATAGTCTGAGTTGCTATGAGTTTAAAAGTTGAGACTTGGGTCTACAGAACATGTAATTCTTTTTTCTGTAGGAGGACAACATGTTGTTGCAGAAAAAGCACAGGATTTATAGTGAGAAAATACCAGATTTAAGTGCTGATTCTGTTTCTCCAGGTGTGTGGCAAGTTAGCCAACTTCCTCCACCTCTGAAAGCCTCACTTTGGTCATCCATAAAATAGTCCTAGTTACACCCAACTTGTGGGGCTGCTGGAAGGATTAGAGCTAATACATGAGGTGGGCCTGGCATGCATGTGGCACAAACCCAGTGTGGCTGCATTTGTAGCCCTGTGACCTGCCACCTTATCTCTGGTCATATGCACTAAACAATCTTGCCCCTAAATTAGAAGGAATGTCTGGACCTTGCCATGAGATGGACATAAAATAGACTATTACAATTTCAGAATTAGATGTTGAGAAAGATGTTAAAATTAGTCAAGTTTTCTTATGAGTTAAAAGTAGAAAGAACATGGTTATCTAAAGAACTACAGGAAGATTTTCTGATTCCAGTCATCATAAATATGAACTAAAATGTAGAGAAGCAGAATGAATTAATAGCAAAAAGCACAGAATACGCCATCAAATCAAAATCATTAGCCTTCAGAACTCAGATCTTCCACTTATTAAACTAGGTGGCCTAAGACCAACTTATCTCCCAGAAGTTTAAATTCCTCCctggtaataaatacataaataaatagaggatagatagatgatagatagatgatagatgatagatagatagatagatagatagatagatagatagatagatagatagataaagataAGGTAATAGCAGCTGCTTGAAGGTCATCCAGCCTGTACTGCTGAAGTGGAGTGGAGGGAGCAATCCAAGGAggttatgttttaaataatatgtcAGCGTCTCCCTCTCACTAATAACCCCTGATTAGAGCCGGAGGAAGCCCCCAAATCAAGACTAAAGTGGAGAAGATTGAGGTGGACAGAAAGACTTTTAGTTATCTTTTTATTAATATGATGTGATATAACTGGCaaaaacattgtgtaagtttgagGTGTaaaatgtgttgatttgatacatttatatatgaaaatatgattACCACCATAGTGTAAACTAACATCTCtataatttcttataattatGATGTCTTCTTTGTGGTGATAACAATTAAAAACTAGTCTCTTGGCAACTTCCAAGTTTATAATACAATATTGTTGATTATAATCATTATGCTGTGCAATAGATATCCAGAACTTATATCTTCTAGCTATAAATTTGTAGccttaaataacatattttaatatcatgTGACTAAGCAATTTTGACCACATTATTAATtatgtaattagaaaaaaatatatcaacagATAAGATGAGGGGATAGTCAATATACAGAGCAGATTCATCATCTTCCAACTTCTGAAAGGTTTTCATGAGCAGGGATTAAATTGTCATGATTGCCTGGAAGGTGTAAAAACTAAGCCAATGTGTAGAAGATAAAGGTGGAGGGAATCCAGGTTCAAAAATAGAATTAACAAGTAGAGCTGTCCACAGATGGAGGCTCACCCAGCAACTTATGACCACGTGGAGAGTATGTGGTAGAGGAGACTCTAGCATCCAATGGGGACTAGAACTGATGCTGAATAGATTCTTTCCAAATCTAAGAGTCTATGTGTCTCTTATCTTCACAGAACTGTCCAAATATAAACCAAAATTTGTTTGAATCAAAGCACCGGCTCATGGCTCAGCTCCAAAAATACAGGAAAAGAATAGAGATGCCCAAGGAGAATCAGCCAGGTAAAGAATTTCTCAAAAACAAGCTCAATAAATTGGCCTGAAAATATAAACCTAACCTCCactgacagagaaagaaactgtATTTCAATTCTAAGGTTTTCTTCTTTATCTCATTCAAAGTTCACATTGAATCCATGGCCAAGAATAATCTCACCACAGTGACCGAGTTCATTCTCATGGGCTTTACTGACTACCCCAGGTTAGAGATTCTCTTCTTTCTGGTGTTTCTGAATTTCTATGTAGTCACCCTTCTGGGAAATGTGGGGATGATTATTCTGATCCAGCTGGATGTCCAACTCCACAACCCAATGTACTTCCTTCTGAGTCACCTCTCCCTTCTAGATGCCTGCTACACCTCAGTCATCACCCCTCAGATTCTGGccacactggccacaggcaagacGGTCATCTCCTATAGCCAATGTGCTGCCCAGTTCTTTTTCTTCACCATTTGTGCAGGTACAGAGTGTTTCCTGCTGGCAGTGATGGCCTATGACCGTTATGTTGCTGTCAGCAACCCACTGCTCTACACCATAGCCATGAATCCCAGAATCTGCTGGAGGTTAGTGGTGGGAGCCTATGTCTGTGGGATATCGGGGGCCATCCTGCGAACCACATGTACCTTCACCCTCTCCTTCTGTGATAACAATCAGATTAACTTCTTCTTCTGCGACCTCCCGCCCCTGCTGAAGCTTGCCTGCGATGACACAACAAACACTGAGATTGTCATTGTCTTCTTCGGCAACTTTGTGATTTTAGCCAATGCCTTGGTCATCCTGATATCCTACCTACTCATCATCAAGGCCATTTTGAGAGTGAAATCCTCAGGTGGCAGGGCCAAGTCTTTCTCCACATGTGCCTCCCATCTCACTGCTGTAGTCCTTTTCTTTGGGACTCTCATCTTCATGTATCTGCGGAGTGGCTCAAGCAAATCCCTAGAGGAAGACAAGATTGTATCTGTCTTCTACACTGTGGTCATCCCCATGCTGAATCCTCTGATCTATAGCCTGAGAAACAAAGATGTGAAAGCAGCCTTCAAAAGGGTCGCTGATAGATTCCAGGTGTTTTGGAACATGCACACCTGAGTGAGAGGACCTCTCCTTGGGTCCATTTTCTTACCATATCAATATAGTCCAAGAGGCACCAACATTATATGCAACCTCTACCCACCAACAGAAGGAAGGTAGATAGGAACTATGAAGCACAcaagaaaaaatgcaaatgtgGTAACATTTGTTTCCAGCAACCC is a genomic window of Myotis daubentonii chromosome 9, mMyoDau2.1, whole genome shotgun sequence containing:
- the LOC132241927 gene encoding olfactory receptor 9I1 yields the protein MAKNNLTTVTEFILMGFTDYPRLEILFFLVFLNFYVVTLLGNVGMIILIQLDVQLHNPMYFLLSHLSLLDACYTSVITPQILATLATGKTVISYSQCAAQFFFFTICAGTECFLLAVMAYDRYVAVSNPLLYTIAMNPRICWRLVVGAYVCGISGAILRTTCTFTLSFCDNNQINFFFCDLPPLLKLACDDTTNTEIVIVFFGNFVILANALVILISYLLIIKAILRVKSSGGRAKSFSTCASHLTAVVLFFGTLIFMYLRSGSSKSLEEDKIVSVFYTVVIPMLNPLIYSLRNKDVKAAFKRVADRFQVFWNMHT